From one Cereibacter sphaeroides 2.4.1 genomic stretch:
- the ctaA gene encoding heme A synthase has translation MAVKKRSIFEEVGQGAKAPVPQGGSIDRGHGGARRGIRLWLMALFLLVMAMIVVGGLTRLTDSGLSITEWRPVTGAVPPLNETQWAAEFDKYRDSPQYRLMNAGMTLAEFQRIYWWEWGHRQLGRVIGLVWAVGFLGFLAARRIPRGWWPRLLALGALGGLQGGIGWWMVASGLEGDKVTVESTRLATHLGLAFIILGLIAWQALLLGRSESDLLQARRQKDGRLVTLTTVLIGVAFLQIVLGALVAGIDAGRGFPTWPDMNGTFLPAEMFYVPGVETDWRNPAWWLGLLQNPGFVQFLHRMAGYTLAALGLIFWIFGRRSRHRATRGAFDLLAMALLAQILLGVGTVLSAAEWQVAIAHQVGAVVIWVLILHARHLALYPRVGSIRKGTL, from the coding sequence ATGGCAGTGAAAAAGCGCAGCATCTTCGAGGAAGTGGGGCAGGGGGCGAAGGCGCCGGTCCCGCAGGGCGGCAGCATCGACCGCGGCCATGGCGGCGCCCGGCGCGGCATCCGGCTGTGGCTGATGGCCCTGTTCCTCCTCGTGATGGCGATGATCGTGGTGGGCGGCCTCACGCGGCTGACCGACTCCGGCCTCTCCATCACCGAATGGCGCCCCGTCACCGGCGCGGTGCCGCCCCTGAACGAGACCCAGTGGGCGGCCGAGTTCGACAAATACCGCGACAGCCCGCAATACCGGCTGATGAACGCCGGCATGACCCTGGCCGAGTTCCAGCGCATCTACTGGTGGGAATGGGGCCATCGCCAGCTCGGCCGCGTGATCGGCCTCGTCTGGGCGGTGGGCTTCCTGGGCTTCCTCGCGGCGCGCAGGATCCCGCGCGGCTGGTGGCCGCGGCTTCTGGCGCTGGGGGCTCTGGGCGGTCTTCAGGGCGGGATCGGCTGGTGGATGGTGGCCTCGGGCCTCGAAGGCGACAAGGTCACCGTCGAGAGCACGCGGCTCGCCACGCACCTCGGTCTCGCCTTCATCATTCTCGGTCTGATCGCCTGGCAGGCGCTCCTGCTCGGGCGCAGCGAATCCGATCTCCTGCAGGCCCGGCGCCAGAAGGATGGGCGGCTCGTGACCCTCACCACCGTGCTGATCGGCGTGGCCTTCCTTCAGATCGTGCTGGGCGCGCTGGTCGCGGGCATCGACGCGGGCCGCGGCTTTCCCACCTGGCCCGACATGAACGGCACCTTCCTGCCCGCCGAGATGTTCTATGTGCCGGGCGTCGAGACGGACTGGAGGAACCCCGCCTGGTGGCTGGGTCTCCTGCAGAACCCGGGCTTCGTCCAGTTCCTGCACCGGATGGCCGGCTATACGCTGGCGGCGCTCGGCCTGATCTTCTGGATCTTCGGCCGCCGCTCGCGGCACCGGGCGACCCGCGGCGCCTTCGATCTTCTCGCCATGGCGCTTCTGGCGCAGATCCTGCTCGGCGTGGGCACCGTGCTCTCGGCCGCGGAATGGCAGGTCGCCATCGCCCATCAGGTCGGCGCGGTCGTGATCTGGGTGCTGATCCTCCATGCCCGTCACCTTGCGCTGTATCCCCGCGTGGGCTCGATCCGGAAAGGAACGCTATGA
- a CDS encoding carboxypeptidase M32 has product MSADVAFTELMDYQRQTEALAQVMGRLSWDQETVMPRGAAEQRAEEMAALEGVLHARRTDPRLAEWLELAEPEDEEDEAQLRLIRRSHERATKVPGRLAQEIARVTSAAQGIWAEARAADDVSMFLPTLTEVIRLKREEAAALAGGRDRYDALIDDYEPSATAASISAIFDRMRPRLVALREAVLGAEVQPQPLTGHFGLEAQVRMARDLAATFGYDWTRGRMDMAVHPFSSGSGSDVRITTRVVEADPFNCFYSTIHEVGHAAYELGIDPDYALTPIGAGVSMGVHESQSRIYENQLGRSRAFTGWLYGRMSERFGDFGIADAEAFYATANRVQSGYIRTEADEVHYNLHIMMRFDLERGLIRGTLEPEDLEEAWNARFLEDFGVAVDRPSHGMLQDVHWSVGLFGYFPTYALGNVYAGCLMKAIRAAVPDLDDQLARGDTSGATGWLRENLQRHGGLYRPHETVTRACGFEPTEEPLLDYLEEKFRGIYRL; this is encoded by the coding sequence ATGAGCGCCGACGTCGCCTTCACCGAACTGATGGACTATCAGCGCCAGACCGAGGCGCTGGCACAGGTCATGGGCCGGCTCTCCTGGGACCAGGAGACGGTGATGCCGCGCGGCGCCGCCGAGCAGCGGGCCGAGGAGATGGCTGCGCTCGAGGGCGTGCTCCATGCCCGCCGCACCGATCCGCGTCTCGCCGAATGGCTGGAACTGGCCGAGCCCGAGGACGAGGAGGATGAGGCGCAGCTTCGCCTGATCCGCCGCAGCCACGAGCGGGCCACCAAGGTGCCCGGCCGTCTCGCGCAGGAGATCGCCCGCGTGACCTCGGCCGCGCAGGGCATCTGGGCCGAGGCCCGGGCGGCGGACGATGTCTCGATGTTCCTGCCGACCCTCACCGAGGTGATCCGCCTCAAGCGCGAAGAGGCGGCGGCGCTGGCCGGAGGCCGCGACCGCTACGATGCGCTCATCGACGATTACGAGCCCTCCGCCACGGCGGCCTCGATCTCGGCCATCTTCGACCGGATGCGCCCGCGCCTCGTCGCGCTGCGCGAGGCGGTGCTCGGGGCTGAGGTTCAGCCCCAGCCGCTGACCGGGCATTTCGGGCTCGAGGCGCAGGTCCGCATGGCGCGCGATCTGGCGGCCACCTTCGGCTACGACTGGACCCGCGGCCGGATGGACATGGCGGTTCATCCCTTCTCGTCCGGCTCGGGCAGCGACGTGCGCATCACCACCCGCGTGGTCGAGGCCGACCCGTTCAACTGCTTCTATTCGACGATCCATGAGGTCGGCCACGCGGCCTACGAGCTCGGGATCGACCCGGACTATGCGCTGACCCCCATCGGCGCAGGCGTCTCGATGGGCGTGCACGAGAGCCAGAGCCGGATCTACGAGAACCAGCTCGGCCGGTCGCGCGCCTTCACCGGCTGGCTCTACGGCCGCATGAGCGAACGGTTCGGCGATTTCGGCATCGCCGACGCCGAGGCCTTCTATGCCACCGCGAACCGCGTCCAGTCGGGCTACATCCGCACCGAGGCCGACGAAGTGCATTACAACCTGCACATCATGATGCGCTTCGATCTCGAGCGCGGGCTGATCCGCGGCACGCTCGAACCCGAGGATCTGGAAGAAGCCTGGAACGCCCGCTTCCTCGAGGATTTCGGCGTGGCGGTGGACCGGCCCTCGCACGGGATGCTGCAGGATGTGCACTGGTCGGTGGGGCTCTTCGGCTATTTCCCGACCTATGCTTTGGGGAACGTCTATGCGGGCTGCCTGATGAAGGCGATCCGCGCGGCGGTGCCCGATCTCGACGACCAGCTCGCCCGCGGCGACACGTCCGGCGCGACCGGCTGGCTGCGCGAGAACCTGCAGCGGCACGGCGGGCTCTACCGGCCGCACGAGACCGTCACCCGCGCCTGCGGCTTCGAGCCGACCGAGGAGCCGCTCCTCGATTATCTCGAAGAGAAGTTCCGCGGCATCTACCGGCTCTGA